The Thalassophryne amazonica chromosome 8, fThaAma1.1, whole genome shotgun sequence genome includes a window with the following:
- the rassf9 gene encoding ras association domain-containing protein 9 isoform X1 codes for MAPFGRNFIKARLKNRAKEEEPVVGKEIQVTMCNEEKVVCGVTKHTTCADMVQALLEDHKTNPEAKRLLHGDPSEFCLVERWKGFERALPPLTRILRLWYAWGDQRPFIQFVLVKTSNFVPQAGRKVGKSKGAKPKRLVHSQAQPAYSIPAEKQKRMVFKAFRKLEKIHKKSRSSPESEQIDQMVQLILTQDYTIREQIQQMRELDMEIEQFELQKQREADPESSPTPENIDGCCEEQLLEYLYTSDGVKELDLQVQRHQNLILQLSQDIDAELRANLAFLLSQDEEIDQEEGAAGGSWIPCETDPSFYAAELEMLQSELNYSLFAGVSLHNQAAEVDKQLRHYNTTLVSKDQECRQLASQLSLLRVTDNTEETSCSSPPKTETQCSVSETVKLKHNMDGTDTDSDTGISSTHSQDSLSPCLDFPPPLDTDV; via the coding sequence GGCAAAAGAAGAAGAACCTGTGGTAGGCAAAGAGATCCAGGTGACTATGTGCAATGAGGAGAAGGTTGTTTGTGGAGTAACAAAGCACACAACATGTGCCGATATGGTTCAGGCATTGCTGGAGGATCACAAGACAAACCCAGAGGCAAAGCGGCTGCTGCATGGAGATCCCAGTGAGTTCTGTCTTGTAGAGCGCTGGAAGGGATTTGAAAGAGCGCTACCCCCTCTTACCCGAATTCTGAGGCTGTGGTATGCTTGGGGTGACCAAAGACCCTTCatccagtttgttttggtcaaaaccAGTAATTTTGTGCCGCAGGCAGGTAGGAAGGTTGGAAAATCCAAAGGAGCCAAACCGAAGAGATTAGTTCACAGTCAAGCTCAGCCTGCCTACTCTATACCAGCGGAGAAGCAGAAGCGTATGGTATTTAAAGCTTTCCGCAAGCTTGAGAAAATCCACAAGAAGAGCAGGAGCTCTCCAGAGTCTGAACAGATTGATCAGATGGTCCAACTGATTCTCACCCAGGACTACACCATCAGGGAGCAGATCCAGCAAATGAGGGAGTTGGATATGGAAATTGAGCAGTTTGAGTTGCAAAAACAGAGGGAAGCTGATCCCGAGAGCTCACCGACTCCTGAGAATATAGATGGGTGCTGCGAGGAGCAGCTGCTGGAGTATCTATATACCAGTGATGGAGTCAAGGAGTTGGACCTGCAGGTTCAGAGGCACCAGAACCTCATCCTCCAGCTGTCCCAGGACATTGACGCTGAGCTGAGGGCTAACTTGGCCTTCCTGCTCAGTCAAGATGAGGAGATTGACCAGGAAGAAGGAGCCGCAGGTGGTTCCTGGATCCCGTGTGAAACAGACCCATCATTCTATGCTGCCGAACTTGAGATGCTGCAATCTGAACTGAATTACAGCCTCTTCGCTGGTGTGTCCCTTCATAACCAAGCTGCAGAAGTAGACAAGCAGCTGAGGCACTACAACACTACACTGGTCTCCAAGGACCAGGAGTGTCGGCAGCTCGCTTCCCAGTTGAGCTTGTTACGTGTCACAGATAACACAGAAGAAACTTCCTGTTCCAGCCCTCCAAAAACTGAGACTCAGTGCAGTGTTTCAGAGACGGTGAAACTCAAACACAACATGGATGGAACAGACACAGACTCGGACACTGGGATTAGCTCCACACACAGTCAAGACTCCCTGTCACCCTGCCTTGACTTCCCTCCCCCACTCGACACAGATGTTTGA